In Neomonachus schauinslandi chromosome 6, ASM220157v2, whole genome shotgun sequence, a genomic segment contains:
- the LOC110589599 gene encoding 60S ribosomal protein L7a-like, with the protein MPKGKKAKGKKVAPAPAVVKKQEAKKVVNPLFEKRPKNFGIGQDIQPKRDLTRFVKWPRYIRLQRQRAILYKRLKVPPAINQFTQALDRQTATQLLKLAHKYRPETKQEKKQRLLARAEKKAAGKGDVPTKRPPVLRAGVNTVTTLVENKKAQLVVIAHDVDPIELVVFLPALCRKMGVPYCIIKGKARLGRLVHRKTCTSVAFTEVNSEDKGALAKLVEAIRTNYNDRYDEIRRHWGGNVLGPKSVARIAKLEKAKAKELATKLG; encoded by the coding sequence ATGCCGAAGGGGAAGAAGGCGAAGGGGAAGAAGGTGGCCCCGGCCCCTGCTGTCGTGAAGAAGCAGGAGGCCAAGAAGGTGGTCAACCCCCTGTTCGAGAAGAGGCCCAAGAATTTTGGCATCGGACAGGACATCCAGCCCAAAAGGGACCTCACCCGCTTTGTCAAATGGCCCCGCTACATCCGGTTGCAGCGGCAAAGGGCTATTCTCTATAAACGTCTAAAAGTGCCTCCCGCGATTAACCAGTTCACCCAGGCCTTGGACCGCCAGACAGCTACTCAACTGCTTAAGCTGGCCCACAAGTACAGACCAGAGACAAAGCAGGAGAAGAAGCAGAGATTGTTGGCCCGGGCCGAGAAGAAAGCTGCGGGCAAAGGGGATGTCCCCACTAAGAGGCCACCTGTCCTTCGAGCTGGGGTTAACACTGTCACCACCTTGGTGGAAAACAAGAAGGCTCAGCTGGTAGTGATTGCACATGATGTGGATCCCATTGAGCTGGTGGTTTTCCTGCCTGCCCTGTGTCGTAAGATGGGGGTTCCCTACTGCATTATCAAGGGGAAGGCCAGGCTGGGGCGTCTGGTCCACAGGAAGACCTGCACCAGCGTCGCCTTCACAGAGGTCAACTCGGAAGACAAAGGAGCTCTGGCAAAGCTGGTGGAAGCCATCAGGACCAATTACAATGACAGATACGATGAGATCCGCCGCCACTGGGGAGGCAACGTCCTGGGTCCGAAGTCTGTGGCTCGCATTGccaagctggaaaaggcaaaggctAAAGAACTGGCCACCAAACTGGGCTGA